The genomic window GCGCTCCTCCGCCGAACACACCCCTCCGTGTCCCTCAACGCTGCCGCCCGGATTCCCCACCTGCGTGGCACTCTCGGCCCGCAGCTCCACTCCGTTGTCGTCCGTGCCGGGCTCGCCTCCGACGCGCACGTCTCGGCCAGCCTCATCCAGGCCTACTTCTCCTGTGCCTGCGCAGCCTCCGCACGCAGTGTGTTCGATGAAACGGTCCACAAGGACATCTTTTGCTGGAACGTCACCATCTCGGGGTATGTCAAGTCCGGGGACCTGGTCTGTGCGCGTGAGCTGTTCGATGTTATGCCACAGAGGAACGTCGTGTCGTGGACGACCTTGATCGGAGCATATGCGCAGATGAAACGGCCAGCAGAGGCAGTTGAGGTGTTCCGGAGGATGCAGGTTGAGGAGGGCATCGAGCCTGATGGGATAGCAATGCTGTCGGTGTTGTCGGCTTGTGGGGATCTCGGAGCGGTTGATTTGGGGGAATGGGTGCACAGGTTCGTGGTGAAGCGGGGGTTATGCTGGCATATACCGCTGATGAACGCCATAATTGACATGTACCTCAAATGCGGGTGTGTTGCCAAGGCGGTGGAGGTGTTTGAGGGTATGGGGCAGAAGAGCATTGTGACTTGGACGACGTTGATCGCTGGATTTGCTTTGCATGGCCTTGGTTTGGAAGCTGTTGATATGTTCCGCCGGATGGAAAGGGAGAATGTGGCACCAAATGACATTACTTTTCTTGCCATCCTGTCAGCATGTAGCCACATTGGACTGACTGATTTGGGTCGCTGGTATTTCCAAATCATGGTATCTCAGTACAGGATTAAGCCACGAGTTGAACATTATGGATGCATGGTCGATTTACTTGGCCGTGCTGGTTGTTTGATGGAAGCTCGAGACTTAGTTAAGGACATGCCTTTCAAGGCAAATGCAGCAATATGGGGGGCTCTTCTTGCCGCTGCTCGGACCCATGGTGATGCTGACCTTGGGGAACAAGCCCTGTTGCATCTAATTGAGCTTGAGCCTCACAATAGTGGGAACTATATTCTCCTGTCAAACATTTATGCAGAACAGGAGAGGtgggatgaagtgaggaaacttcGGAAGGCAATGAGAGACGGGGGCTTAAGAAATGTACCAGGGGCAAGTTCTATTGAAGTTGATGGTGTGGTTCATGAGTTCActtccagagatggatcacatccTTGCTTACATAAGATACGTAAAGTATTGTGTGAGATCACCGCTGACATGAAATCCATTGGTTatgtcgccgtgctccctgaagcacCGCATGATATTGAAGAAGGGTAAGACTGTAAGAGCATTAAGTAAGAGCATTCTTCGAAGAGTATATCGGTTTGTGTGTACGGAAGGTCCAAATTTAGATAGCTGATCCTTGATGGTGTAATCGTTGGCTTGTTATATGAGAGATTTGTTCTCATGATGCGAACTAACCAAGCCTGTGAGCTTTGGCTACAGGTAAGGGTAAGGGTATCATCTATTAACTAACAAGAGCCCCTTACCTGCTGTTAAGTGATCAGTTGTTTCCCTTGGCTTTGAATTTTAGCTAAGAATATGTAGCATAGTACCTTAAGTTACTGTTCTGGCCTTATGGCATGCATTACTTTGACATGTAACTAAATCAGCTAGCTAAATACGACCACTGAATTAATATAGTGCAGTTTCATCTGTACACACTTTAACAGTTGCTGTTTCAGGATATGTCAAATTTCTCATTCATAGTTTGTTCACTCAAACACTTTTTTTACAACTTCCACTATATTCCTAGAACAATCCATCTGGCATCAAACCAACTGTTGCAGCAATGCAGCATCAGATCAGCAATTCACCTGCCGCAGTGACAAACCGGCAGTACAATTCCTAAAGTAGTGTACTCTCAAAAGTGAGTACTACCTCTTAAAATGACGACATTACAGTTACTTCAAAGTATCAAGCTTTGAAAGAACTCGTGCTCTAATCCAAGGTTGACAATGCCTAATCCTAGACGAACACAGCCCCATGCTGTTTGGAGAGCTTGAAAGAACTTTTTCAGTTTTCCTGTGCAAAACAATAAAATAAGTAAACATATAGCCTCTGTAGGGACTATATGTACATTGAAAGAAGTGCAGAAGTGGAAATTTAGGCcactaaaattaataaacatttatGCTAATTGTGCAGTTTGTGTTATATAATAATATGGTAACATCACAAAGATTTACATCATTACTTCTGTTAAGGCGACAACAACACAGTTAGTTTTTGTAGTATAACCTAACTGTATCCCATCACTGTTTTCTTAGTTATTAtgtataaactactccctccatggaacggagggagtattatcctCTTAGGACTTGATTTTGCTGAATTCACTGTTCTTCCTTCACAGGAAAGTCTAAACAACATCCTTAGATAGCAATCATAAAGTCTCGTgttaatttgaatttctttctaTTATTGTCCATAACTCAAGCTCCAGAAGGCTTATTCTAGTTTCACTCTGGGATGGTGACTCTGTAGCTCAGTTATTTGTTTGAACAGTGAACAGTGAAGCTCACAACTTTGCCATAGGTTTTTTCAACAGTCCACTATCTAGCAGCAGTTGCATTAAACCACACATGGTCTATGAGTTTTTTTTTTAAGTTTGTCTTAGTGATGATCTTCTTTGATTTATTTTGCCTTCGCTGCGCTCGAGTACTTTTGCAGTAAAAGTACTATAAGAACCATATTACCATCTGCAGGTTTCGCTGTGTTTCCTCAATCTGCCTTATCATTGCTAAATGAAGATGGTGGGTATGAGGGAGAAAACAGTTCTAGACCACACATAATTTAATTTAAACCATCTGCAGGTGTTTGTAATCACTTGAATAGATGTGAACGCAGCAAAGTTTGTTTATGTTAATGCATATGAAAGCATTAAGTGACTGGAGTTTTGATCTTTTTGCCCACTTTTGTTTTCTAAATAATCTACTTCTGTATATGCATACTCTAATTTTGTTTATGCCAAGCCATTCTCCTATGTTGATTCCAAGTTTATAAGATATAACATCAACCGATCCAGATATCACTGGATGTATAATGCCCTTTTGTCGCCAAATAAATTATTCCCAAAGCACATTCTCCAATGGTAGACAACATTACCTATGCTGTGTTCCTCTTCCTGGGGCCTGATTTCAGGACTTGTATTGAGATCAGATTCTGGCAGCTTTAGCATGCAACCATCCAGCTTTTCTTGAAGAGATCTTCTGGATCTCCCCTGATATGCAAGATTTTCATTCATATGTTTCTTTGTCTCGTTGGTTCTGCAATGTTCTCTTGATGGAGGACTGTATAATTCTGCTGTGGCGAAATGATTAACTGCCTTGGGTCGCTTTATATCCTTTGCATCGAGTGGTGGGGGTTGTAGGGTTAGTTCACTTTTTTCGTCCTGTGCTTGCTTACAACTTTTAGTCCCTTCAATCTTAATTGGTGAAGGAATATTGAAAGTTTCTTCTTCAGTTACATTGGGAACAGTTACAACCCTTTTGCTTTGGCATGTGTCAGCACTTTGAAGTATTTGTTGGTGGATCCAATTATCAATGTCTATAATACTCCTTTCTTCAGTTTTGTTCTGCATATTCTCTGATTCTGTAAGTTGCCATTCTTTGAAGGAAATGACTTGACCCTGTGATGGTTTCTCATGTTCTGAGAAAATCACCTGTTTGATCTCGTACTCTGATGCATCTTGGCTACATTGAGTCCCATCTAGTATGCTCGGTGTCCAATTCATGTCACTTGTCATGGAGATACTGCACTCAGAACTGCATTCTGACTGCCAAGTATCGGCATTTACTGGAAATCTTACAGATTCTGCATAGACAGAAGAAGGCCTTCTCTTTGGTGGCATTGGTGGTTTCATCCTGTTAATACTGGGAACATTGTTGTTTAAACCTATCCTGTGCTGGCTAGCAGCAGTTGGCTTCATGAACCTTGGTAACCCACACGGAACTTCTCTATGATTCTTCAGACTTCTTACATTCTTTGACATGTCAATCTTCAGTTCCTGAGTGGACGGATGTGAAGTTGCAAAATTTGTGCTAGCAGATGTTTGAGGCCCTCTCAAATGTTCCACTGTATCCTTGAGCTTCTTAATTTCTCTTCTAATATTGTCACATTCTTGTTCCAAATTACTGACCGTCTGTTCTAACTCCTTTAAGAAATCTTCCTTCCTTGTTTTTACCTCCTGATTGATATCAAAATATTATTTACCTTGTAGCAAGAGTGTTATCAAGTAGATAAAAACTTTGACCCATATCTAAAATTGTTGGGTTACTCATGGTGTGTGCATGAATGCATACCATTGTGTTAATTTCTGGAATGTTCATTAATTTGGCAGATCTAAATGAGTCTCATATCAGCTGAGTTGTCATTTTATCAATCGAAATGTTTGGCATTAGCTTTGAATTGACTAAACCACGCAATATTTGACCCATAGGCTCATAGAAATGATGAATACCGTTATCATTTTCTTGGATGTATATTCATGTTAGTGATAATTGCAAAAACTTACTGGCGATTCTTCACTTTCTAGACGGATACTTCTCACTCTTGTTGCAAAACCCAAGGTACAAACGGTCTCGCACAAATCATTCTCATTTGGTCTAATATGGACAAGCATCAATGTTTTGGACTCGCATCCTGTGAACATGAATACAGCATGGTGAGCTACACGAAATCTAAGTTTATAAAACAAGAAAGTTAAAAACTTCCTCCAGAACACAGTGAGGCTCTGTTTACCTAGAGAATCTCTCAGAACTTGTGTAAGCTTACTATTCCTGCAAAATCAAAGAAGTGGAAGGTATCACTGTCTTCAACTTTAATGGTAAAATAACAATGATTTGTGCCAACTGTCAAACATGAGCATGGTGAATTTCACATACCTGTAAGGTACATGAGGTTTTTTAGTCTGTAGTGCATCAATCACATCCCCTAGGGCTGACAATGACAAATTTATGGCTTTGCCTTCCTTCAGCCTTTTACCAGTTGCTTTGGTCTTTACAAGTCTCTCACTTCCACCTAGATCAATCATCCatattttgtttcttgctttttttcTCTCAGGTGCATCAAAGGAGGTCAATGAAATGCGAATCAAACTGTTGCATAAATGAATACAAAAGAATATAAGCTTCAGGTTAGCAATCCATCCGCCCTGTTCTCTTTCTAAAATGAGTCATTTCTCTTTACACAAGCATAGGAGGGTTTAGTGAGAATTTGTTCTCCACTTCTGATTCAGGACCTCTTTTAGCCAGGTGCAACCATGGTTAATGTCTTCTCAATTGTTATGAAATAAGGCATGCTTTCttcaataaaataaataaatacgtTTTTTTACCAATAAGTACATAAATACGTTACCAGTGAGATCTACTTGATGTAGAATTAGCCATAGTGGAAGCTGTTGATCTAAGACGGGTCCCCACACCATATAATCTTTTCACTTCTTGAAAATTATTCACGGTAACTGCCACTAGATTTTCAATCTCAATGCCACCATCAGGATCCGTTTTAATAGAGAGGCTGTATGCAGAGATGCATTAAATAATTTTCTACATAGAAAGAAAGAAACTGACAAGGTGTGAAGATATACAGAAATTAGTTAACCTCCACTATCGGAAAACATAGGAACTACCCAAACAATTCATGTAGATGATGTACGATTCTCTTTCTCTTCCCTAAATAAAATGATTCTGTTTCCTAGGAAATGACTATCTTTCATTTTGATCCCCAATGGCTCTCTATCATTTTGATCTTTAATAATGGCATAAAAAAGTAAAAGTTGGATTCTCCACACATATTTCTTGATTGACTATATATTTATGGTTTTTACAGTGTTCAAGAAATCATGATAACATTCATATGTTGGCTCTGTTACACCATTATGCAGGGTAGGATAGGAACAAAACAAGTAAGCACTCACGTGACAATATTAATTGATCTAAACAATACCACATTGACATGAGATATATCTTCTTAAGTTCATATATTTACATGAGGCCCTTTTAATATTTGAGCCAGATGGCTAAGCGGTCCCCCCCGCTCCCTCCCTCCTCCCGGGTCGCCCCGCTCGTGACCaggaggaaaccctagccgccgccgacgGGGTCCCccgccttctcctcctccacctcgccgccgccagagGGCGCGGCCAGGCGAAGCCTGGTCGGCGCCGGCGCGCGCCGGCGGGGAGATTTCGCCCCTTCGCTCGGCGGGCTCGGTGCAGGATGAGGCGGCTGGGCCGGGTTGTCGCGCTAGCGGCAGGCGCGGCAATGCGGTGGCGCGCTGGAACCGACCGATGGTGGCGGGGCTGCGGCGTGGCGGGCGGCGTGCTGGAGGTGCGTGCCTAGGGGCCAGTTCTGGTCGCGGCTCCGCCAGATCTGGCCCTCCGGGTGGCGGGGGCCGGGGGCGGTGCTGGTCACGGGCGCCGGCCCCTGCCTTGTCTTCCGGCTGGTGGGGGTGGCACCGTGACGTTGGTGGTCGACCCTCTCGCCTGCTGCTCGGCTGGGGGTTGTGGCGGACGGTGGCGGCCTGTTGGTGGACGTCGGCGGCTCGGCGGGTGCCGTTGGCCGGCCGGTGGTGGTGGGACGCACCCGGGAGGGAGGCAGAGGCCTCCTGGTCCCTGTCCCCGGTGTCGTGGTGTGGTGGCTCCGGCGAGGACGAGGCCGACACCTGCGGAGAGGTCGAGGCCGGCGACTGCGGCGAGGTCGAGGCCCGCGGCTGCTTGCAACCCTCTCCCCTACCTGGATCTGGCCGGCTGGGCCATCTTCCCGCCAAGGGTTCGTTTTGGGGTGAAGGAAGTCCCTTTTACCTCTCATCGGTCGGTTACGTCCATTAGCCGTCGTGGTGGTTGCGGAGGGGtcatggatgccggggcggcggcctcggtggTGGTAGTCGCGCTGCTTGTGGGTGAGGTGCGCGACTCAGGTGTGGGCTGGTTGCTATGGCCGCTCGGGCGGCGTGGCGGCCGGTGCTTCGGCGAGCGGTGGCGTTTCGAAGGTGGAGCGTGCGTGCCAGGGGCGATCCCCTGCTCGGCTTCGGTCGGGCCGCGGCGTCCGTGGGTGTCGtctccttcctgaaggcgtcgtcGTGGCTACTCTTCCCCTTCGAATGACCCAGGTGAAAGCCATGATCCTTTGGATCCGGCGGCGACGGCGCTCCGGTGtcgttccccttcttgaaggcgccgtctTGGAGGCCTACATTCTTCGAGCTCAGCCTTGTCTTTCCGTGACAGTCTGTCATGGTGGACTACTCCGACTACTTCAAGCTCTGCCCTTATTGCTCATTTGTTGTATGCTTGGAGTGTTGGGGTGTTGTGGCTGTTCCTGTACCTTCTGTATCCGGCCTTGGGTGTGTTGTGTGGTGGTGTGGTGTGGTGTTGTGTGGTTTCCGTTGTCTGTATCGGTGATCGTggctttatactccctccgttccaaaatagatgacccaattctgtactaactttgtacttaagttagtacaaagttgagtcatctattttggaactgagggagtaaTATAAAGTAGGGGGAAACCCTCTTTCGGTAATATTTGAGCCAAGAACCTACACAGGCATTCCTGTTTGATCTGGAAAGCATAGTGCCCCAGTCGATACCTGACAGCCTCATACCTATGCAAAGACATGCTACCCAAAATTTTGCAAAATATTGACAACTCAACAGAGCAAGCTCTCGTGTCATTATATTGGAAATAAGGGTACAACTTATCCAGAAATGGCATCCAACATGATTGGAATGGTGTCCAACACCTCCTTAAAATATCATGAAATAACTATAATACATTTTAGTTATATGGATTTAACATAATTAGACAACAGGCACCCAACTGACAGTTGTTACTTGTGCATTGCTGTTACTACATCACAGTCAGGATTCGGGAGCTGGCTCCAACTTTCATTGTCTTCTATTTGTTACAAGTGGGAGTTCAGAACCAGCATATCTTGATATTTagtattccctctgtaaagaaatataagagcatttttatcactattttagtgatctaaacgctcttatatttatttctttacggagggagtaatatgtatCTTTAGCTGTTTTGGTAATAAACCATACTGTAAAAGAAACCCTGTTATTTGAAAGCAGTCCATTCTCCTTCTATCAAGTTTAGGAAATTACCTCGGAACATTCTTTAACCCATTGGTCTTGCTTCCTGGAACTAGTAGATCTCGTAGGTTTCCCATATATATCTCGAGCATGCTGAAAGTGAACTGAAATCTGCTGTTGCTCTCTGAAGCTCGATCAAACAGTACTTGAATCCCGCGTGGTATGACACCCAAATCTTTAGGCTTGCCTTCCTAATTCATATGGTAATGAATTGTAAGTAAACATTAGCCTTTCAGTCTGTCTGGGGTGTTTGAACTGTGAACTTTTTGTTTATTTTTGTGTGCGGAAAGAGGGAGGGAAAGTGGTGGATGAAGTACATCTTACCATTGTATAAGTTTTTCCACTACCTGTCTGACCATAGGCAAATATGCAAACGTTGTAGCCATCTATAGCTGATTTTATCACTGGTTCGACTTCAGAAAATACATCACCTGGAGAATCAAACTATCTTCAGTAGACTTGAATTCAAACAATCAAGAAAGGAAGATTCTTATTAAAAATCTGATGAAATACCTTGTGTTGAGCATGGGTCGAAAACCTTATCGAACTTGTATTGCTTTGTCTTGGTTTCAGCAACTTTTAAGAAAACATTACTCTCATCAAGGGTGAACATGGTTCTGGAGCTGTAACTTTCTTCATGGTTGAAAGGCCTCATACGACAGAACACCCTTATACTTCCTGGGGAATAAGGCATGATAATTAACAGATAAGCAAACCCATTTTTCTTTCTTGAAATATACTGATCAAACACAATTAAATTCCTGGGAGTAGTAAACTTGACAAAAGTTCTACCTTTCAAGTCCAAATAGTTATTTAGTGACTCTCTCTTCTGCAGTGTTTTCTGCTTTAGTTGGGCACCCAGTGAAACCATTTCATCTGTTATACGATAAAAGAAAAACAATAATAGTTTCAGAAGTGCCTGGAGGTTTTGAGGGCAAGAACTAGAAGTGCATACCTTGAATCTTCGCAACTTTAATGTCTAATTCTGTGTCATGACACTCAAATACATTTTGAGCATCCTCTTCCATTACTTTCTGTGGTTTGGTTGGTGTCAACTCCTTGAGGATGTGGGACACTGATTCAATCCAACCGGGTGTGAGGTACTTGTTGAACCCCTTGAGGGATGACAATGTATCCGGTAGACTCTGCATGGTTTTCCCTGACTGCCCATCCATGTATGTTGCCTAGCAAGTTATCACCAAGAAGCAGGATTGATGATGGCTATCCTGCTGCTCCTGTTTCATTCTTTGCTGGTGATACCGCCTGCCATTTGGAATGAGATTCTCAAATttaatagaaaagaaaacagagtGACGTTGTGTCAAAGTCAGATGCAGTTCAAACTAGACGGTTTCAGCAAGCCGAGTCTACCACATGTAGCTGACATCCAAGGCCTCTTGTATtattttctaatcatttttctGACCAAGTATTTTGTTGCAGCTAGACTCGAGAAGCATGCGAAAAGAATGATGCGGAGAAATTTCAAGACACCACATCTATAGACCATATGAACGAGACATTGGTAGTTCATACCTGCACTTCCATACCGCGTCAAATGCCTAGAGTGTGCAAGAGCAAAGGGAGTTGCCTTCAGCGGAGGAGCCCATACATTGCTTAAATCCTTGTTGGAGTTCCCAGGTCTCTATCACTTTTCAAGGAAAAGGTCAGTTCTACTTCAGAGCCGCCAACTACTACATTTCCTAGGTTAGATGAAACAGAGACCATCATCATGAAGCAAGGCAAAAGAAAGAATACATTGCTTATTCTTGCAGAGTGATTCAAGTGTCAAAGAAGGTTTCCAAGCATTGGAAGAGAGGAAACTTTGCAATACCTCAATTCCTCAACTAGCTCTTTCCCTCCAAGGCAGTCTATCGCCGTGTCACTATCAAAGATGACAGCGCCCAACTACAAACCAGTGACTGCAATTCTACATCAGCATATGCAAGTATGTTCTGGTTGTTTCAGCATTTTGAACCTTGGCAGTAGAGTCCGCCATAGCTGCCACCTCCATAGAAGTTCCTGCAGCTAATAGATCAGTCAAGAGGACTCGGAGGTTGGAGATAACATAACCATGGGGCTTCTGCTTCAACTGGCTAAACAAAGCATATGCACCATACCTGGGATCTTTTGGTCAAGGGCGCTCAAATCCAGTCAAAACTGATAGCAGCTCAGTAGCGCCCGCTCTGTGTGCGTTTGAGTGTCTGCTTCAGAGAGAAATGGAGAGGCAGGGGAGAGAGAGGAACAGACAGAGAGACCGAGACAGAGGGAGAGAGGTGATGGTGATTAAAGCCCTGTTCGGATTCACTCGGCTCCACGGCTGCGACTCCCGGAGCGGAGGGAGCGGCAGTGGAATCCTACGGAGTGGCTCGGAACCAGCTCCTAGCACGGAGCGGAGTTTTGAAACTGGCCAGATACCGAACAGGCCTTAAGTATGACAGATTCTGTGCTCTGGCGTATGGCGACAATATTTAATGGGTGGATGTTGTTTGGCAAATGAAATAATCACTCCTGTTCTGCTGTCATCGAGGAGCTCACCCACCATGTGCCATGCTGAGCTTTTCAGAGAGGCAGCAGCAGGTGGGTCTGCGCCTCAAAAATGCTGGGATTCTCATCAATCTTGTGATCATCGCTCAAAACAAAAGGCCATGCTAGTATTTATCCGCGAGCTCGTACTACTGTGCTCGCAGCAGCACTATTCCTGATCATGTCAGCAGGAACTGAACTGATAGTGTGGTGCGTTCTGGCATTGGTTCATCCACGAGATGCTCCCAGTCT from Triticum aestivum cultivar Chinese Spring chromosome 3B, IWGSC CS RefSeq v2.1, whole genome shotgun sequence includes these protein-coding regions:
- the LOC123069591 gene encoding pentatricopeptide repeat-containing protein At5g56310-like; protein product: MPPLPPLPLALHRAFSLLNRLDSPRHLLQAHAFLLPRGGHRNARLLSALLLASLRLPLRPHALALLRRTHPSVSLNAAARIPHLRGTLGPQLHSVVVRAGLASDAHVSASLIQAYFSCACAASARSVFDETVHKDIFCWNVTISGYVKSGDLVCARELFDVMPQRNVVSWTTLIGAYAQMKRPAEAVEVFRRMQVEEGIEPDGIAMLSVLSACGDLGAVDLGEWVHRFVVKRGLCWHIPLMNAIIDMYLKCGCVAKAVEVFEGMGQKSIVTWTTLIAGFALHGLGLEAVDMFRRMERENVAPNDITFLAILSACSHIGLTDLGRWYFQIMVSQYRIKPRVEHYGCMVDLLGRAGCLMEARDLVKDMPFKANAAIWGALLAAARTHGDADLGEQALLHLIELEPHNSGNYILLSNIYAEQERWDEVRKLRKAMRDGGLRNVPGASSIEVDGVVHEFTSRDGSHPCLHKIRKVLCEITADMKSIGYVAVLPEAPHDIEEG
- the LOC123069590 gene encoding kinesin-like protein KIN-14B, with the translated sequence MDGQSGKTMQSLPDTLSSLKGFNKYLTPGWIESVSHILKELTPTKPQKVMEEDAQNVFECHDTELDIKVAKIQDEMVSLGAQLKQKTLQKRESLNNYLDLKGSIRVFCRMRPFNHEESYSSRTMFTLDESNVFLKVAETKTKQYKFDKVFDPCSTQGDVFSEVEPVIKSAIDGYNVCIFAYGQTGSGKTYTMEGKPKDLGVIPRGIQVLFDRASESNSRFQFTFSMLEIYMGNLRDLLVPGSKTNGLKNVPSLSIKTDPDGGIEIENLVAVTVNNFQEVKRLYGVGTRLRSTASTMANSTSSRSHCLIRISLTSFDAPERKKARNKIWMIDLGGSERLVKTKATGKRLKEGKAINLSLSALGDVIDALQTKKPHVPYRNSKLTQVLRDSLGCESKTLMLVHIRPNENDLCETVCTLGFATRVRSIRLESEESPEVKTRKEDFLKELEQTVSNLEQECDNIRREIKKLKDTVEHLRGPQTSASTNFATSHPSTQELKIDMSKNVRSLKNHREVPCGLPRFMKPTAASQHRIGLNNNVPSINRMKPPMPPKRRPSSVYAESVRFPVNADTWQSECSSECSISMTSDMNWTPSILDGTQCSQDASEYEIKQVIFSEHEKPSQGQVISFKEWQLTESENMQNKTEERSIIDIDNWIHQQILQSADTCQSKRVVTVPNVTEEETFNIPSPIKIEGTKSCKQAQDEKSELTLQPPPLDAKDIKRPKAVNHFATAELYSPPSREHCRTNETKKHMNENLAYQGRSRRSLQEKLDGCMLKLPESDLNTSPEIRPQEEEHSIGKLKKFFQALQTAWGCVRLGLGIVNLGLEHEFFQSLIL